In Labrus bergylta chromosome 6, fLabBer1.1, whole genome shotgun sequence, the following proteins share a genomic window:
- the wdr18 gene encoding LOW QUALITY PROTEIN: WD repeat-containing protein 18 (The sequence of the model RefSeq protein was modified relative to this genomic sequence to represent the inferred CDS: inserted 2 bases in 1 codon), translating into MAAPLEVIVSSDSGSQLWNCTVFDLHSGSSLLSYRGGNSSARTLTXGGQLLSAQLGKNFINVWEIQRKDQLQQKIVCPGVVTCLTASPNGVFLAAAITEAVYLWEVSTGKLLSVLSRHYQDVTCLKFTDDSSHFVSGGKDNLALVWSLSSVIQLDSSHTPEPRHVLSRHSLPITDLHCGLMGAQARIATASLDQTVKVWELSSGELLLSILFDVEIMSVTFDPCEYFLFCGGSDGNIFQVSLCSQSLSRDKSFTSDNDGNQVFKGHRNLVTCLSVSMDGTLLLSGSHDETVRLWDIQSKQSVRCLSHKGPVTNAIIMAAPANMFLPDSRPALPLPRFSRHLHATEGDGGEAGEVCVRLGLYSQEEEESYLQKADRLNALINAVTDKSVFGDGENSKVRVSELEEEVQTLKKVNKDLYDFSSQLLTKPT; encoded by the exons ATGGCGGCTCCTCTTGAGGTGATAGTGAGCAGTGACTCCGGTTCTCAGCTCTGGAACTGCACCGTGTTCGACCTGCACAGCGGCTCCAGCCTGCTCTCTTACCGGGGAGGGAACAGCTCCGCCCGGACTCTCAC CGGGGGGCAGCTGCTGTCCGCGCAGCTGGGGAAGAACTTCATCAACGTGTGGGAGATCCagagaaag gatCAGCTCCAGCAAAAGATCGTGTGTCCAGGTGTGGTCACCTGTCTGACCGCTTCACCCAATGGTGTGTTCCTTGCTGCCGCCATCACTGAGGCTGTTTACCTGTGGGAG GTGTCTACAGGTAAACTGCTGTCGGTCCTCAGTCGTCATTATCAGGATGTCACCTGCCTCAAGTTTACAGATGACAGCAGCCATTTTGTTTCTGGAGGAAAAGACAACCTGGCCCTGGTGTGGAGTCTGTccag TGTGATCCAGCTGGACTCAAGCCACACCCCTGAGCCGCGTCATGTCCTGTCTCGTCACTCTCTACCAATCACAGACCTGCACTGTGGCCTGATGGGAGCTCAAGCCAGAATCGCCACCGCCTCCTTAGACCAAACTGTCAAG GTGTGGGAGCTGTCCTCAGGTGAGCTGCTCCTGTCCATCCTGTTTGATGTGGAGATCATGTccgtgacctttgacccctgtgAGTACTTCCTCTTCTGTGGAGGCAGTGACGGCAACATTTTCCAGGTGTCTCTGTGCAGCCAG AGTCTCAGTCGGGACAAATCCTTCACATCTGACAACGACGGGAACCAAGTCTTCaaaggacacag GAATTTGGTcacatgtctgtctgtgtcgaTGGACGGGACTCTCCTCCTGTCGGGGTCACATGACGAGACGGTTCGACTCTGGGACATCCAAAGCAAACAGAGTGTCCGCTGCCTGTCTCACAAAG GTCCAGTGACAAACGCCATCATAATGGCGGCTCCGGCGAACATGTTTCTTCCCGACAGTCGGCCCGCCCTCCCTTTACCGCGCTTCAGCCGACACCTTCACGCCACTGAGGGCGACGGGGGGGAGGCGGGGGAGGTGTGTGTACGGCTCGGACTCTACTCACAG gaagaggaggagtcatACCTGCAGAAAGCTGATAGGCTGAATGCTTTGATCAATGCTGTGACAGACAAG tctgtgttcGGTGACGGGGAGAATTCGAAGGTTCGTGTTTCCGAGCTGGAAGAAGAAGTTCAAACTCTgaagaaagtcaacaaagatCTTTACGACTTCAGCAGCCAGCTGCTCACCAAgcccacatag